In a single window of the Dreissena polymorpha isolate Duluth1 chromosome 3, UMN_Dpol_1.0, whole genome shotgun sequence genome:
- the LOC127872253 gene encoding uncharacterized protein LOC127872253, with product MNQSDFQRLATTLVSEQQKVGTQIDMANECMQKLQEARGRAHTEIQLFRMKMNDLLDHLEGNTIQSLDTLLITLRNPLKSGIWKCSKLKEDFKSMQEAIKDFDCGRPNVNIFIAHSKLTEMISNKHTILKELSANRNVDMTFEGNPDVEKLLSGLSVLGNVEDLNRNLEICLSGEIFHCKDKMLLSVKLPSDRGTCDISGIIELSSGELLLAHYENIKMKLIDMQYKVVAHTDLPSQPKDMCSFSPTEFAVTYREASMIQFLTVNK from the coding sequence ATGAATCAGTCAGATTTTCAGCGATTAGCCACAACCCTTGTCTCGGAACAGCAGAAAGTGGGTACACAAATCGACATGGCTAACGAATGCATGCAGAAACTGCAAGAGGCACGTGGCAGAGCGCATACAGAAATTCAACTATTCCGCATGAAAATGAACGACTTGTTGGACCACCTGGAGGGAAATACTATACAGTCTCTGGACACGCTGCTTATTACATTAAGAAACCCTTTGAAATCCGGCATATGGAAATGCTCAAAGCTTAAGGAAGACTTCAAAAGTATGCAGGAAGCAATTAAAGATTTCGACTGTGGCAGGCCCaacgtaaatatatttattgcacATTCTAAACTCACCGAAATGATTTCAAACAAGCACACAATATTAAAGGAATTATCTGCCAACCGAAATGTTGATATGACTTTTGAAGGTAATCCCGATGTTGAGAAACTTTTATCAGGCCTCAGTGTCCTGGGTAATGTAGAAGATTTAAATCGAAATTTAGAAATATGTTTGTCGGGCGAGATATTTCATTGTAAAGATAAAATGCTTCTCAGTGTCAAACTGCCATCAGATAGAGGAACCTGTGATATAAGTGGCATAATTGAACTTTCTAGTGGAGAGCTCCTTTTGGCGCATTatgaaaacatcaaaatgaagctGATTGATATGCAATACAAAGTTGTCGCTCACACAGACCTACCAAGCCAGCCAAAAGACATGTGCAGTTTCAGTCCTACTGAGTTCGCTGTTACATATCGTGAAGCAAGCATGATCCAGTTCCTCACTGTCAACAAGTAG